TTTCTCGATTTCCATACTTCTTATTAATTGAGGGGCATTTTTACTAGCTGATACTAGACCTATTTTGAACCCTCTTTTCTTAATATCTTCCAATAGTTCTATAACCCCTGGATAAAGATTATTAGAATTGAAAGATAATATGGATTCTTTATAGTAATTATTCTTTTTATTTGCCAGCTCCAACTTTTTCTCATAAGAAAATTCAAGTCTAAAGTACTCTAAAATTAAATCAAGGGCATCTCCACGTGAAACACCACGAAGTCTGTTGCGAAACTCTTCAGGTAGATCTAGTCCTAAATCCTTACATATCTTCTTCCATCCTTCATAGTGATTATCGGAGGTGCTTGTCAATACTCCATCTAGGTCAAAGAGGACTGCTTTTTCTACAATTTTCTTAATATTCACGTCTTCTTTATCAATAGTAACCTCAAGAATTTCCTTTCTCCATGTAAATCTAAACCTTATTCTACCTAATTTTTTTGGAACGTATGGGTCAATATGAAGCCCATCCTCTTTTATTCTAATACCACCAAATCCGCTTAAGACAGATATAAGAGTTCCTCCCATATTTGCCATATGAAGACCATCCGATGTGTTTTTATTGATGTCCTTCAAATCCATATAGACAGAATCCATAAAATAATTATAGGCTTTCTCTTCATCCTTAAGCCTACAAGCCATGAGCCCACCTATACATGGAGAAAGAGATGAGTCATGGGTGTTAATATTTTCGTAATAGTAATAGGTGCGTTTTGTAACTTCTTCATCCTCATCTTCTACTAAATACAGAGCAAGCACAGCGTCAGCCTGCTTTAAAATCTGATATCTATAAATTGTAAGAGGATGATAATGTAACAGCAAAGGTCTTAGGCTATTTTCCTTAGGCCATAAAGGTTTAGTTAGGAATGTAGAATCTTGTGCTACTATACCTTCTTCCTCATCATATATAAAAACCATTTCATTAGCTGCCTTCTCCATAGCCTTTATTTCATCATCTTGGATATTGAGTATTTCCTTAAGTCTATTCCACTGCTCAAACCTTTCTTTCTTAAGGATTTCCCATAACCTTACTACCCACTTTAGATTATATTGTGCCATCTTATTAGTGTAATAGTTATCAGACACCATGGCAGTGTATTCATCAGGCCCTGTTACACCATGGATATGAAATCCATCACTGTGAAATGAGCCAATCTCCATTGCAGTCCTAGCTGTTTCCAACACCAATTCCATGGTATAGTCTACTAAAAAGTCCATATCCTTATTAGCAAGCCACCATTGAATAAAGATATAGGCTATGTCAAAATTTATGTGATATTGAGCTGAACCTGCTGGGAAGTAGCCTGAAGATTCAATTCCTGATATGGTCCGCCAAGGAAAGCAGACTCCTTTTCGATGACCCATTTCTTTAGCTCGAAGTCTTGCTTTATCTAGAAGATTATATCTATAGAGCAACAAATTTTTTGCCCTCTCCTCATTCCAAAGTAACCATAAGGGAAAAAGGAAAATCTCAGTATCCCAAAAATAATGCCCTTCATAACCTTCTCCGGACAAACCCTTCGCCGAGATATTACCATAAACATCCTGAGTAGTTGATTGAAGCATATGGAATTTCATAAAATCAATCGCATTGTCCAATTCTTCATTGTCCAAAAAATCTATGGAGCATCTTCTGTTAAAATCACTTAAATATTCTCTTTGTTCTTTATATAGTTTTTCTTTGGAAATAAAGGCACTGTTTATATTTCGAATGCTGTCCCAATACTTAACTACTCGATTTATTTCCAATTTTCCATTTGAAGTAAAGCATATTTTTAGGCCTTCATCATCTGTCCTCCAAGAAGAATCGAATTTCCCCTTATCTCTAAAATCCATTCTTACCCGCAATCCAGACCTTATGGTCTTTAGTAAGATTTCTCCACCATTGGATTCATATTGAGACTCTACAACCTCTATCAAAGGAATCTGGTTAGGAGCAATTCTAGGATCACCTTTGCCTGAGACATTTGAGATATTGAAATCAACTTTATTTATAATTTCAATTTCGCCATCGTAGATAATATTAAGTGTCCAAGTTCTCAACTCTTTATATGGAAGAGAAATTAGCTGTTCAAAATTAATCTCTGCCACTTTCCCAATTTTCGTCACATATTTATAGCTACGACGAGATAGCCCATCCTGAAAATCCAATTCTCTTTTAAAGTCCTGAATGTTCCCGTCTATAACTACTTCTTCTCCGTCTAAGGTGATGATAATCTTAAAAAGATCTAGCAAATTAGGCATCCTGTCCGTTTCTAGGGGAAATCCCCATGCCCATTCCGCATGAGCCATTGGAACCCGTTCATATAAACCATTTATATAATTACCTCTAACAGAATTAGGGTAGTCAAACTCCTCCAAATATCCTCTTGTCCCCATATATCCATTTCCAAGCGACATTAGGGTTTCTAAAAGAGGTAATCTTTCGATATTTAAACCTTCCTCTTTAAATATCTTCATATCATCACTCCTTTAATGCACCGGAGGTAATTCCGGATACAATTTGCCTTTGGAATAAAATTACAATAATTAAAGTAGGTATGGTTACTACCACTGTTGCAGCAGTGACCTGTCCCCAGAAGATTTCAAACTGTCCCCTTAAAAAAGACATACTTACTGTTGCTGTCCTCCATGACTCGTTGGTATTTAGGGTCAAGGATAATAGGAATTCATTCCATGCACCTATAAAGGTCATGATTGCCGAAGTGAATATTCCAGGAGTAGCTAAGGGTAGTATTATTTTAAAAAAGGTATTTATCTTTGATGAACCATCCATTATAGCTGACTCTTCCATTTCTCTCGGTATTTGAGAGAAGTGAGTTATCAATATAAATACAGCTATTGGTAAAGTGATCATGGAATATGGCAAGGATATATAGTAGCTATTCGTCCAGCCAAGTTTTACAAACACCCTATATATAGGTCCTATTGCTATCATCTGGGGAAACATTGATGTTGCCAGTATCATGACAGTTAGTAATTTCTTAAATTTAAATTCCAGTCTAGCAATAGAATAGGCACATAGGGAAGCTATCATAGTTACATAGACAGTTGTGATAGTTGAAATTATAAGAGAGTTTTTCAAAGAGTTAAGTATTGTTGTCTTGAATAGATTTACATAGTTTATATCTGTAAATGTAGCTCCCTTTAATTGAAGAGCGTTGGTACTCCAAATCTCCGATTCTGGTCTAAAGGATGTAACCGTTACCCAAAAGAAAGGAAAGATTATTATAAACAAATATAGGATTATAATTGTTTTTAATAGTGTTGATGATTTCATATTATTCATATCTTCACCTACCTATTTTCGCCTATTAAATCTACATTAAGAGCTTTAATGTAGATAAATGTAATGATTCCCACTACCAAAGCCATTATTAAAACCATAGCAGACCCATAACCAAACCGCGTTTGTGAAAACATCACTTTATAAGCATAAAGGGACAGCGACTCTGTAGAGCCACCAGGGCCTCCTCCTGTTAACACATAGATTAAGTCTAGAACTCTAAAGGCATCTAGAGTTCTGAAAAGTAGTGCTACGAATATTGATGGTTTTAATAGGGGTAAGGTAATGTATCTGAATTGTTGCCATTTTCTAGCTCCATCAAGTGCTGATGATTCATACAAACTATTAGGTATTACCTGTAATCCTCCTAGTAAAAGTAATGCCATATAGGGGGTTGTCTTCCATACGTCCGCAATGATTATACCCCAAAGTGCATTTGTAGATGAATTGAGCATAGCAGCCGGTGATGAAATAAATCCTAATGCCGTAAAGATATGTGATATAATGCCACTTGAGCCGTTATATAGATAGCTCCACATTAATGCAGCCACTGAAGTAGGAATTGCCCATGGTATTAAAGAAAAGGTTCTAATAAGTGACCTCCCTTTAAATGATTTATTCATAATTAATGCTAAGGCTAAGCCCAGTATTAACTCTGCTAATACTGAAATTATTGTAAATACTAATGTGAATTTTAGTGTGGAATGGATCCTACTATCCTTTAAAACTTTGGCAAAGTTGCCTCCACCTATAAAATTTGATTTTATGATTGATGTTTCAAATTCCGACGCTACTGCCATTGTATCCTCTGGCGAGTAAAACTCATCCTTCATGTTATATAATTCCTCTAGGCTGTCTAATATAAGCTTTTGTTTTTCCATTAAAGCATTCTGTTTAGCCTTACTTACTTGCACTACACCTCTTAAGTCAGCAGTTGCAATTTCCTCAGCAATAAAATTATCAAGGTCTGATAAATCCATTTTTATTTCATCTATTTTAGTTATGGTTTCTTCCTTTTGAACAAAATCCAAGTCTATATCCAAATAATAATTCAAGTAATCAATAGTTTCTTGATTCAATGAAATATTTACATTCGACTTCATGTACATATCATTTCTGGATTGGTCATTTAACTGCATATCAAAAAAGGCATAGCGGAGTGTACCCATAATGGGTGCAATAGAGAACAATATTATAAAAATTACAGCTGGTAGAATGAGTATATAACCGGCTTTTTTATCCACCCATTTTGAAAGTTTCATATAAACCTCCTATTAAAATGTTAGCTCTGAGCAAGTCAAAGCTAACATTTATAATTTATTGTTTTATTCAGCTAGGGCTTCCTGAATTCTCACTACAGCATCTTCTATAGTACTATTGCCTGATAGATATTCATGAGCACTAATTTGGATAATATCACTAACCTCTGAGTAGTTTGGCACTACTGGTCTTGGAATTGTTCTAGCTAATGCATTTTGGAATCCCTCATCTGTTAATAATTTATTAGCTGCTAAGACTTCCTCGTCTTCTAACAGAGCATTAAATCCAGGTAAATAGCTTCCTTCTATTGCATTGATTTTTTGTCCTTCCGGACCTGCTAAGAATGTTAGGAATTCCTTAGCTCCTTCAGGGTTTTGGGAATTAGCATTAATACCAAGAATCCATCCACCTACAGTTCCACCCTTTGGAAGAGGTGCATATCCAATTTGGTCAACCTTAACATCATGTTCACCTGATTGAAGCATACCATTTACATATGGCCAATTCCTTGCAAATACAGCTTCACCGTTTAGTAGAGCATTGTGAACCTCACCTTCAGTATAGTTTAATATATCTTCTGGAGTTAAGTTTTTATCCATCATTTGCTTCATGTAATTTAAACCACCTTCAATATCTGTCCAGTTGCCACTGAACTCGTTGAGGTTACAAGTTAAACCTTCATATTGTTTAGATTGATATACAAAGGCGTGTTTTGTTCCCATTTCACCTTGGTATTTCTCTCCCATGGCAATCAAATCATCAAATGTGTAGTCTCCTGATTGAAGTATTGCTACATCTTCAGCTGAAACTATATCCGATCTAAAATAGATGAATCCCAAGTCAGGGAAATATGGTAAAACATAATTTTTCCCTTTATATTTACCCGAATCCATGGACCCTGCATTAAAATCTGTTGGTTTCCATCCCTTGTCCATTAATAACTGATCAATAGGTTCTAGGTATCCTGCCGCAGCAAATTCTCCTGCCCAAACTACATCCATTGAAATAACATCATATTCTCCACTTTTTGAAGATAGAGAATTTAACAGTTGATCATGCATCTGTCCTGAATCATTAGTCATAATTGTTGCTTTTACCTCATACATTTCACTTTGTTCATTAAAGGCTTCAACTAATTTTTCTAGTGCAGGTGTTGAGTCTGCCTGTACTGCAAAGTTTATTAAGATTTTACTTGGTGGTGGTTCTGGTGTTGGTTCAGGCTCTGTAACCACTGGCGCCTCTTCAGTGACTACTGGTTCTTCTACTTGGTTGCTAGCACAAGCTACAAGGCCCATTACCAAGGATACAATAAGCAATACGATTAAAAACCTTTTCATACTAAAACATCCTCCCTCGTTTTATTTATTTTGGTAAATTTAATGCATTCGTTTGCATTGCTATAATTGTATTAATCATCACTAAAATTTATTACCAATGATACATTCATAAAAGTTTAACTTTCTAAATTTATATTCCAAATTATAGTGGCATATGCTTTAAGATAAAAAGAAGGCTAAAAGGGGTCAATTCCCTTCTAGCCTTCTTTATCCTTTAACCTTCTAAATATGCTTTTCTTACATTTTCATCCTTTAACAAATCTTTAGCATTTCCCTCAATTTCTATTTCCCCAGTTCTTATTATATAAGCCCTGTCTGCAAGCTTTAATGCTGTATTGGCATTTTGCTCTACAAGTAATACTGTTGTTCCTTCCTTATTTATATCTCTAATTATATCGAAGATTTCATTTACTATAATTGGTGCAAGGCCCATTGATGGTTCATCTAACAATAATAGCTTCGGTCTGGACATTAATCCTCTTCCAATTGCTAGCATTTGTTGTTCTCCACCTGAAAGAGTTCCAGCCATTTGTTCTTTTCTTTCTTCTAATCTTGGGAAAAGAGTAAATACCTTTTTTATATCTGCATTAATTCCTTCTTTATCTTTTCTTGTATATGCTCCCATTTCAAGATTTTCCATCACGCTCATTTTAGCAAATATCCTTCTGCCTTCAGGCACATGTGACATACCAAGTTTAACTATTTCTGGAGCATGTAATGTGTTTATATTTTTTCCTTCTAATATTATCTCACCACTTCTTGGTTTTAGAAGCCCGGATATTGCCTTTAAAGTTGTACTCTTTCCTGCTCCATTAGCACCAATTAGTGTAACTATCTCACCTTGATTTATCTTAAAATTCATGTTCTTAAGGGCATGGATGGCACCATAATATACTTCTAAATTTTTAATTTCTAGCATTAGTTAGCCTCCTCCCCTAAATATGCCTTAATTACTCTCTTATTATTTTGTATTTCTTTTGGCAAACCACTAGCTATTAAATTACCATAATCAAATACAAATAATCTTTCACAAATATTCATTACCAATGACATATCATGTTCTATCAATATAATAGTAAGTTCAAATTGTTCTCTTATCCACTTAATAAGTTCTGTAAGTTCAGCTGTTTCCTTAGGGTTCATACCTGCTGCAGGTTCATCTAGAAGTAAAAGCTTTGGATCAGCAGCCAGTGCTCTTGCTATCTCAAGTCTTCTTTGGTCTCCATAGGAAAGATTTCTTGCATATGCATCCTTTTTATCTAATAAATCAAACTTCTTCAAAAGCTTTATAGCTTTGTCGTAAGTATTATTTTCATTTTTATAATATGAAGGTAATCTAAAAAATGATGAGCCCACTCCATATTTTAATCCATTATGAAAGCCTATTAGAACATTTT
The DNA window shown above is from Tissierella sp. Yu-01 and carries:
- the pgmB gene encoding beta-phosphoglucomutase: MKIFKEEGLNIERLPLLETLMSLGNGYMGTRGYLEEFDYPNSVRGNYINGLYERVPMAHAEWAWGFPLETDRMPNLLDLFKIIITLDGEEVVIDGNIQDFKRELDFQDGLSRRSYKYVTKIGKVAEINFEQLISLPYKELRTWTLNIIYDGEIEIINKVDFNISNVSGKGDPRIAPNQIPLIEVVESQYESNGGEILLKTIRSGLRVRMDFRDKGKFDSSWRTDDEGLKICFTSNGKLEINRVVKYWDSIRNINSAFISKEKLYKEQREYLSDFNRRCSIDFLDNEELDNAIDFMKFHMLQSTTQDVYGNISAKGLSGEGYEGHYFWDTEIFLFPLWLLWNEERAKNLLLYRYNLLDKARLRAKEMGHRKGVCFPWRTISGIESSGYFPAGSAQYHINFDIAYIFIQWWLANKDMDFLVDYTMELVLETARTAMEIGSFHSDGFHIHGVTGPDEYTAMVSDNYYTNKMAQYNLKWVVRLWEILKKERFEQWNRLKEILNIQDDEIKAMEKAANEMVFIYDEEEGIVAQDSTFLTKPLWPKENSLRPLLLHYHPLTIYRYQILKQADAVLALYLVEDEDEEVTKRTYYYYENINTHDSSLSPCIGGLMACRLKDEEKAYNYFMDSVYMDLKDINKNTSDGLHMANMGGTLISVLSGFGGIRIKEDGLHIDPYVPKKLGRIRFRFTWRKEILEVTIDKEDVNIKKIVEKAVLFDLDGVLTSTSDNHYEGWKKICKDLGLDLPEEFRNRLRGVSRGDALDLILEYFRLEFSYEKKLELANKKNNYYKESILSFNSNNLYPGVIELLEDIKKRGFKIGLVSASKNAPQLIRSMEIEKYFDAIVDPEKIERTKPYPDPFLVAAEMLSVNPQDCMGVEDAKVGIESIKSAGMVALGIGCDDLGKADVVFDTIKDASWYILNWLEENDGRD
- a CDS encoding ABC transporter substrate-binding protein — its product is MKRFLIVLLIVSLVMGLVACASNQVEEPVVTEEAPVVTEPEPTPEPPPSKILINFAVQADSTPALEKLVEAFNEQSEMYEVKATIMTNDSGQMHDQLLNSLSSKSGEYDVISMDVVWAGEFAAAGYLEPIDQLLMDKGWKPTDFNAGSMDSGKYKGKNYVLPYFPDLGFIYFRSDIVSAEDVAILQSGDYTFDDLIAMGEKYQGEMGTKHAFVYQSKQYEGLTCNLNEFSGNWTDIEGGLNYMKQMMDKNLTPEDILNYTEGEVHNALLNGEAVFARNWPYVNGMLQSGEHDVKVDQIGYAPLPKGGTVGGWILGINANSQNPEGAKEFLTFLAGPEGQKINAIEGSYLPGFNALLEDEEVLAANKLLTDEGFQNALARTIPRPVVPNYSEVSDIIQISAHEYLSGNSTIEDAVVRIQEALAE
- a CDS encoding carbohydrate ABC transporter permease; translation: MNNMKSSTLLKTIIILYLFIIIFPFFWVTVTSFRPESEIWSTNALQLKGATFTDINYVNLFKTTILNSLKNSLIISTITTVYVTMIASLCAYSIARLEFKFKKLLTVMILATSMFPQMIAIGPIYRVFVKLGWTNSYYISLPYSMITLPIAVFILITHFSQIPREMEESAIMDGSSKINTFFKIILPLATPGIFTSAIMTFIGAWNEFLLSLTLNTNESWRTATVSMSFLRGQFEIFWGQVTAATVVVTIPTLIIVILFQRQIVSGITSGALKE
- a CDS encoding ABC transporter ATP-binding protein, which encodes MLEIKNLEVYYGAIHALKNMNFKINQGEIVTLIGANGAGKSTTLKAISGLLKPRSGEIILEGKNINTLHAPEIVKLGMSHVPEGRRIFAKMSVMENLEMGAYTRKDKEGINADIKKVFTLFPRLEERKEQMAGTLSGGEQQMLAIGRGLMSRPKLLLLDEPSMGLAPIIVNEIFDIIRDINKEGTTVLLVEQNANTALKLADRAYIIRTGEIEIEGNAKDLLKDENVRKAYLEG
- a CDS encoding ABC transporter permease subunit, which translates into the protein MKLSKWVDKKAGYILILPAVIFIILFSIAPIMGTLRYAFFDMQLNDQSRNDMYMKSNVNISLNQETIDYLNYYLDIDLDFVQKEETITKIDEIKMDLSDLDNFIAEEIATADLRGVVQVSKAKQNALMEKQKLILDSLEELYNMKDEFYSPEDTMAVASEFETSIIKSNFIGGGNFAKVLKDSRIHSTLKFTLVFTIISVLAELILGLALALIMNKSFKGRSLIRTFSLIPWAIPTSVAALMWSYLYNGSSGIISHIFTALGFISSPAAMLNSSTNALWGIIIADVWKTTPYMALLLLGGLQVIPNSLYESSALDGARKWQQFRYITLPLLKPSIFVALLFRTLDAFRVLDLIYVLTGGGPGGSTESLSLYAYKVMFSQTRFGYGSAMVLIMALVVGIITFIYIKALNVDLIGENR
- a CDS encoding ABC transporter ATP-binding protein is translated as MSVLKVSNLSKSFGGIKAVTDVTLNVEKGEIIGLIGPNGAGKTTFFNLLTGIYQPTSGNIEYDLKSTITSKDFKPHKMAHYGVARTFQNIRLFQNMTVLENVLIGFHNGLKYGVGSSFFRLPSYYKNENNTYDKAIKLLKKFDLLDKKDAYARNLSYGDQRRLEIARALAADPKLLLLDEPAAGMNPKETAELTELIKWIREQFELTIILIEHDMSLVMNICERLFVFDYGNLIASGLPKEIQNNKRVIKAYLGEEAN